One Brassica napus cultivar Da-Ae chromosome A1, Da-Ae, whole genome shotgun sequence genomic region harbors:
- the LOC106445266 gene encoding auxin-responsive protein IAA16, with translation MINFEATELRLGLPGENHGGGMAAKNNGKRGFSETVDLKLNLSSTAMDSVSELDLVNMKEKVVKPPAKAQVVGWPPVRSFRKNVMSGPKPTTGDAVQATEKTSGSYGATSSASISATAAYVKVSMDGAPYLRKIDLKLYKAYQDLSDALSKMFSSFTIGSYGPQGMKDIVNEGKLIDLLNGSDYVPTYEDKDGDWMLVGDVPWEMFVDSCKRIRIMKGSEAIGLAPRALEKCKNRR, from the exons ATGATTAATTTTGAGGCAACGGAGCTGAGGTTAGGGCTGCCGGGTGAGAACCACGGAGGAGGCATGGCTGCGAAAAACAACGGCAAAAGAGGATTCTCTGAGACCGTTGATCTCAAATTGAATCTTTCTTCTACGGCTATGGATTCAGTTTCTGAACTTGATTTAGTGAATATGAAGGAGAAGGTCGTAAAACCACCGGCCAA GGCACAAGTTGTGGGATGGCCACCGGTACGATCTTTCCGGAAGAACGTCATGTCAGGCCCAAAGCCAACCACCGGAGATGCTGTCCAAGCAACTGAAAAGACTTCCGGCAGCTACGGAGCCACCTCCTCTGCCTCCATTAGTGCTACCGCAGCTTACGTGAAGGTTAGCATGGACGGTGCACCGTACCTAAGAAAAATTGATTTGAAACTCTACAAAGCTTACCAAGATCTCTCCGATGCATTAAGCAAAATGTTCAGCTCTTTTACCATAG GCAGCTATGGACCGCAAGGAATGAAAGATATTGTGAATGAGGGTAAATTGATCGATCTTTTGAACGGATCAGATTATGTTCCAACTTATGAAGATAAAGATGGAGACTGGATGCTTGTAGGAGACGTACCGTGGGA gatgtttGTTGATTCATGCAAACGCATAAGAATTATGAAGGGATCAGAAGCAATCGGACTTG CTCCAAGGGCTTTGGAAAAGTGCAAGAACAGAAGATGA